From the genome of Gemmatimonas phototrophica, one region includes:
- a CDS encoding thiol-disulfide oxidoreductase DCC family protein: MMRDKSLILHAEASAQSVAMFRVGVFLLCAAEALFLSRQVLTLPPDTLSLFGFLAYLPSAVIDWVHTANGQYASLGMAFASAVAAALGIAPRLSMPLATVFFIFTQALPRALMGSSNHSQLPVMMAAILLSIGPSTDALVLWPRKGRPAQAHPPDYQSTLLLIALIVCTSYTFIAAHRIAYGGWALFASESMSQWMVLWNIGEPNPEATLGMHVVRSPWLAKAAQISFPILTVVELLAPFSLISRRFRYVFLPTMLAMHTSIYLLMNVSFSQLACLYVLFIDSARWSPRRPAVDAQGHPQPLLVLFDGVCGLCNRFVDFLVARDPGNALRFASLQGATAASIPNLPNVDSVVVADGEALHIRSDGAIAALSRLGGLWSFFAVFGLVPRPIRDAVYVFIANNRYRWFGKYDACRLPTAAEQHWFLP; encoded by the coding sequence ATGATGCGCGATAAGTCGCTCATCCTTCACGCCGAGGCGTCGGCACAGTCGGTGGCAATGTTTCGCGTGGGTGTCTTTTTGCTGTGCGCCGCCGAAGCCCTCTTTCTCAGTCGGCAAGTACTCACGCTTCCACCTGATACGCTGTCTCTCTTCGGATTTCTGGCGTATCTCCCCAGCGCAGTCATCGACTGGGTACACACCGCCAATGGGCAGTACGCCAGCCTTGGCATGGCGTTTGCCTCGGCGGTTGCGGCGGCGCTCGGGATCGCGCCGCGTCTTTCAATGCCGCTGGCCACAGTGTTTTTCATCTTTACGCAAGCGCTGCCACGGGCCCTGATGGGCTCTTCCAATCATTCCCAGTTGCCCGTCATGATGGCCGCGATCCTGTTGTCGATCGGCCCGTCGACCGATGCACTGGTGCTATGGCCCAGGAAGGGTCGCCCTGCTCAGGCGCATCCTCCCGACTACCAATCCACACTGCTGCTCATCGCCCTCATTGTATGCACCAGCTACACCTTCATTGCCGCGCACCGGATTGCGTATGGAGGCTGGGCGCTTTTTGCAAGCGAAAGCATGTCGCAATGGATGGTACTCTGGAATATCGGGGAACCGAACCCTGAAGCGACACTGGGCATGCACGTGGTGCGCTCGCCGTGGCTTGCCAAGGCGGCCCAGATCAGTTTCCCGATACTGACCGTCGTGGAGTTGCTGGCTCCATTCAGTCTGATCTCCCGGCGCTTTCGCTACGTCTTTCTGCCCACGATGCTGGCCATGCACACCAGCATCTATCTCCTCATGAACGTCAGCTTTTCGCAGCTCGCGTGCCTGTATGTACTGTTCATCGACTCGGCGCGCTGGTCGCCGCGCCGCCCGGCCGTCGATGCGCAAGGACATCCGCAACCGCTGCTGGTCCTCTTTGATGGTGTGTGCGGTCTCTGCAATCGCTTCGTAGACTTTCTCGTCGCACGCGACCCTGGCAACGCGCTGCGCTTTGCCTCGCTGCAGGGCGCCACGGCCGCATCCATCCCGAACCTGCCCAATGTGGACTCGGTGGTCGTGGCCGACGGCGAGGCGTTGCACATTCGCAGTGACGGGGCCATTGCGGCGCTCAGTCGCCTCGGCGGCCTCTGGTCATTCTTCGCGGTGTTCGGGCTGGTGCCCAGACCCATTCGTGATGCGGTGTATGTGTTTATCGCCAACAATCGCTACCGCTGGTTTGGCAAGTACGACGCCTGTCGACTTCCCACCGCAGCCGAGCAGCACTGGTTTCTGCCGTAG
- a CDS encoding DinB family protein, whose protein sequence is MPDTLDILERTPHALHGMLAGLSHRWTDPNEGPETFSAFDNVGHLVHGERADWIPRARIILAQGPEQRFAPYDRFAQVHESAGKTLAQLLDEFSMLRVANLAELRSWDLSASQLALTGEHPAFGRVTLQQLLATWAVHDLGHTAQIARVLAKQYRVEVGPWRAYLPILDRP, encoded by the coding sequence TTGCCTGACACCCTCGACATCCTCGAGCGCACACCGCATGCGTTGCACGGAATGCTCGCCGGATTGTCGCACCGCTGGACAGATCCGAACGAAGGGCCGGAGACGTTCAGCGCATTCGACAATGTTGGGCACCTCGTGCACGGCGAGCGTGCCGACTGGATACCGCGGGCGCGAATCATTCTGGCCCAGGGTCCGGAGCAACGGTTTGCGCCGTACGATCGCTTTGCGCAGGTGCACGAGAGCGCCGGCAAAACGCTGGCGCAGTTGCTCGATGAATTTTCGATGCTGCGGGTGGCCAACCTCGCCGAACTGCGCAGTTGGGACCTTTCAGCTTCCCAGCTGGCCCTGACCGGTGAGCATCCGGCCTTCGGGCGTGTGACGCTGCAGCAACTGCTGGCCACGTGGGCCGTGCATGATCTCGGGCATACCGCTCAGATTGCTCGCGTTCTGGCCAAGCAGTATCGCGTCGAGGTAGGGCCGTGGCGGGCGTATCTGCCCATTCTTGATCGGCCGTGA
- a CDS encoding acetamidase/formamidase family protein, translating to MTLLSPMPIPAQQSSKVAALNLAGEWIFEMDGDAQPQRVVLAFNGDTLRGAVYGQSFVVSLAANRVQFSVGDFRWRGTVRGDSLVGWLGIAPDSSRWTGVRFRPPAAPRAFKVDPSTFPRAYSGTTAPVLRIAAGDTVHTTTLDAGGWGRGAFGARGNKRSPGGNPLTGPFYVEGAVPGDVLVVTLHRVRLNRDWAFSGTSLVETAIDPSYATERQTPATPPDNKWTLDTVALQGRLTAPSPALRDFTVPLSPFLGVVATAASTEYAPSSRESGSYGGNMESARLREGTTIHLPVSTMGAQLYLGDGHAAQGSGELTGDAMETSLDVSFTVAIKRWGFAELTRAEDATDIMSIGVAGSLDAAMRRASSDMARWLTTDYGLTASDVALVMGFALQFDIPDVVPPGFGVTARIPKAALRTLVRPTRK from the coding sequence GTGACGCTTTTGTCCCCCATGCCGATACCGGCGCAACAGTCGTCAAAAGTTGCCGCGCTGAACCTTGCAGGTGAGTGGATCTTCGAAATGGACGGCGATGCGCAGCCGCAGCGAGTCGTGCTGGCATTCAATGGCGATACACTGCGTGGTGCGGTCTATGGTCAGTCGTTTGTGGTGTCCCTAGCGGCCAACCGTGTGCAGTTCAGCGTGGGCGATTTCCGCTGGCGTGGCACGGTGCGCGGCGATTCGTTGGTCGGCTGGCTTGGTATTGCTCCCGACTCCTCTCGTTGGACGGGGGTGCGATTCCGACCTCCGGCAGCACCGCGCGCCTTCAAGGTCGATCCGTCCACATTCCCACGGGCGTACAGCGGAACCACGGCACCTGTGCTGCGCATTGCTGCCGGTGACACCGTGCACACGACCACGCTCGATGCCGGCGGCTGGGGGCGTGGCGCCTTCGGTGCGCGCGGGAACAAACGGTCGCCGGGGGGCAATCCCCTCACTGGTCCCTTCTACGTGGAGGGGGCCGTGCCGGGCGATGTACTGGTGGTCACGTTGCACCGCGTGCGCCTCAATCGCGATTGGGCCTTCAGTGGTACGTCGCTGGTGGAAACGGCCATCGATCCGTCGTATGCCACCGAGCGCCAAACACCGGCGACACCGCCCGACAATAAGTGGACGCTGGATACCGTCGCGCTGCAGGGTCGTCTCACGGCGCCATCGCCGGCGCTACGTGACTTTACCGTGCCGTTGTCGCCATTTCTGGGGGTCGTGGCAACGGCCGCCAGCACGGAATACGCGCCCAGTTCACGCGAGTCGGGGAGCTACGGCGGCAACATGGAGAGCGCGCGTCTGCGCGAAGGTACCACCATCCATCTGCCAGTAAGCACCATGGGCGCGCAGCTGTATCTGGGCGACGGGCATGCCGCACAGGGGAGCGGTGAGCTTACCGGAGACGCGATGGAGACCAGTCTCGATGTGTCGTTTACCGTGGCCATCAAGCGATGGGGGTTCGCGGAGCTCACGCGAGCAGAAGATGCCACCGACATCATGAGCATTGGGGTTGCCGGGTCGCTCGATGCGGCCATGCGACGGGCCTCCAGCGACATGGCCCGCTGGCTGACGACGGACTACGGACTGACCGCCAGCGATGTCGCGCTGGTGATGGGGTTTGCCCTGCAGTTCGACATTCCCGACGTCGTGCCGCCCGGATTTGGCGTGACGGCCCGCATTCCCAAGGCGGCTTTGCGCACGCTGGTGCGGCCCACAAGGAAATAG